The sequence CTGGATAACTTCTTTGCCCAATAATCTTATGTTATCAACTTGATTTCTGTACTTGAGTTTCCAGAGTAATAATTATGATCCTTGTCTTTGCAGCCTGCTCTGAGGCACTGGCTAGAAAAAGGTGTTGATGGGTTCCTCTTCTACGGTGTCGAGAAGGTTTCCACTGCACCTGTTTGGAAGGATATAGAAGGCCTTTTCCACAATCAGACAGAATCCGATGGAAAAACTAAAAAGTGAGCACTCCACTGTTGATTTTTCTTAAGTCTTCATGAATGGACTCATACATTTTTCTTGTGAAGTAAATGAGCCACCTTGTGGTAGTTGGCAGCAACTTCTACAAACTGAACTCCAGACAAGGGGACTTTAGTGGTCCGTTTCTTTGTCAAGTTGTGTTGCCAACCAAATTGCTCCatttgatacttttttttattttttttttaattaaataacttcAACCttactgacttttttctttctagGGTCTTAATTGGGGTTACAGAGAAGTCCTCTCCTGAAGACATAGCTGCTGTGCTGAACACAACTGGTGTTGACCTGCTCTTTACTGGTGCTCTAAGGTCCAGATCTGCTCTGGAAGTTGCCCATTCCGTTGATAACTTGTATTCCACTTACAATCAGACCCGGTTGGCTTGGAACATCGGTGGGCGTATTGCTGGACACCTGGCTTCAGTAGTAGGGCTTGCCAAAGTCAAGTTGAGTCAACTGTTGCTGCTCACCCTGCCAGGCACACCGGTGTTTAATTATGGGGATGAGATTGGACTGGAAGATGATGTAAGtcaaatgaaagtttttatcaAGTGTAGGCAGCTGGTCCAAGTGTTTTCCATGAGCAGATCCTAAAATGTTTTCCTTCCATTTTAGTTGACCAAAAACCCAACCATGGTGTGGAACTTCTCTGACACCACTATGATTCCGAAGGTAAGGAGCTTTTGCACAAATCTCCAAAGTTACAACATTCAATATTGTGTCTGGCAGTTTTagtaaaatgttcattttttgctTTACAGAGCAAGCTGGAAGAAATGAGCTCTTTCCGTTCGTTCTTCAAGACTGTGAGTGAAAAAAGATCGAAGGAGCGCTCTCTGCAGCATGGAGAATACTTGCCTTTGTTCAACTCGACCTTCGCCATGGCCTATGTGCGAAAGTGGGACCAGAATGAGCGCTACCTTATTGCACTCAACTGGCACTCGAATGAAACTGTCTCTCTTAAACTGAATCATGCTGAGATTCCGGAATATGCTACAGTAGTGTATAGTACTGATAATAAAGATAATGATAAAGAGCTTAAACTTTCAGAACTAAAGGTGAAGCCAGAACAGGGTGTAATGCTGAAGTTTCCTTACACATCCTAAAGGCACACTTTATATTCGTAGTTAGTCTGAGGACATGGATTTGGCCTTTCTGTTACAATATTTGTCCTTTTTAGTACATAAACACTGGCATACAGCATCAGATTGTACTGTTAAATGCATCACATGCACTGCATGACTACTAAACAACTCTAagctggtattttttttttttttttttttgttacatagCATACATTCCATaggaagaaaaaagtcatttaaatttaaacctttttttatattatttttttttatttttagtttttcaaatGTAGTG comes from Chanodichthys erythropterus isolate Z2021 chromosome 22, ASM2448905v1, whole genome shotgun sequence and encodes:
- the slc3a2b gene encoding solute carrier family 3 member 2b, which codes for MSNNTEVDMKDVELNEVEQEKQPMTEGEAGNNYAISPVSEKNGIVKVKIPDEETKFTGLSKEELMKVAGTPGWIKVRWALLILFWLGWLGMLAGAIAIIIQAPRCKPLPEMNWWNYGPLYQIGDVKSFASNLEGLADKVQAMDEVKVKGFIIGPIHVSSADKPEDLNLTEISEEAGDTTQFAKLIHAAHRRGISVVLDLTPNYKGEEPWFAGDAVGTLELEPALRHWLEKGVDGFLFYGVEKVSTAPVWKDIEGLFHNQTESDGKTKKVLIGVTEKSSPEDIAAVLNTTGVDLLFTGALRSRSALEVAHSVDNLYSTYNQTRLAWNIGGRIAGHLASVVGLAKVKLSQLLLLTLPGTPVFNYGDEIGLEDDLTKNPTMVWNFSDTTMIPKSKLEEMSSFRSFFKTVSEKRSKERSLQHGEYLPLFNSTFAMAYVRKWDQNERYLIALNWHSNETVSLKLNHAEIPEYATVVYSTDNKDNDKELKLSELKVKPEQGVMLKFPYTS